A portion of the Ascaphus truei isolate aAscTru1 chromosome 14, aAscTru1.hap1, whole genome shotgun sequence genome contains these proteins:
- the LOC142465630 gene encoding E3 ubiquitin/ISG15 ligase TRIM25-like, with the protein MACADLREELNCPICLSIYTSPVMLSCGHNFCRDCIGEVLDSQEGSRVYTCPECRAEFPERPALQRIRKLCNIVERFLSTQPEQEEAVIFCSYCFDSRVAAVKTCLLCDASLCANHLKIHSKSLKHVLVEPTASLENRNCSIHNELLKYQCSEDKAYICGSCCLAGEHKGHQVELLNEASDKKKETLRNVLEKLITKRDETQKRVQMLQEHTRVVPVKAAGIKDKVTALFGDLIEEMKVREKRVLSEVIRQEEQVLLQVSGLIQQLEIEKDELSRKVLDIEKLCNITDPLTVLKGCESVSAECCDAEREMERE; encoded by the coding sequence ATGGCGTgtgcagatctgagagaggagctgAACTGCCCCATCTGCCTGAGCATTTACACCAGCCCTGTAATGCTGAGCTGTGGGCACAACTTCTGCAGGGACTGTATTGGGGAAGTGCTGGATTCTCAGGAGGGTTCTAGAGTTTATACCTGTCCTGAATGCAGAGCAGAGTTTCCGGAGCGCCCCGCGCTGCAGAGAATCCGGAAGCTGTGTAATATCGTGGAGCGTTTCCTTTCTACTCAGCCAGAGCAGGAGGAAGCTGTGATCTTCTGCAGTTACTGCTTTGATTCCCGTGTAGCTGCTGTAAAGACGTGTTTGCTGTGTGATGCCTCCCTGTGTGCTAATCATCTGAAGATTCACAGCAAGTCACTAAAACATGTATTAGTTGAACCCACTGCTTCTCTGGAGAACAGGAATTGCTCCATCCATAATGAGCTCCTGAAATATCAATGCTCAGAGGACAAAGCCTATATCTGTGGGTCCTGCTGCCTGGCCGGAGAGCACAAGGGACACCAGGTAGAGCTGCTCAATGAGGCTTCAGACAAGAAGAAGGAGACACTGAGAAATGTTCTGGAGAAACTGATCACCAAGAGAGACGAGACTCAGAAAAGAGTCCAGATGCTGCAGGAACACACAAGAGTAGTTCCAGTTAAAGCAGCTGGTATAAAAGATAAAGTCACTGCCCTGTTTGGGGACCTCATAGAAGAAATGAAAGTCCGTGAGAAGCGAGTCCTGAGTGAGGTCATCAGGCAGGAAGAGCAGGTTTTACTCCAAGTCTCCGGACTTATCCAGCAACTGGAAATAGAGAAGGACGAGCTGTCCAGAAAGGTGCTTGATATTGAGAAGCTGTGTAACATCACGGACCCACTGACTGTATTAAAGGGATGTGAATCAGTCAGTGCTGAGTGTTGTGAtgctgagagagagatggagagagaataa